The following proteins are co-located in the Manihot esculenta cultivar AM560-2 chromosome 7, M.esculenta_v8, whole genome shotgun sequence genome:
- the LOC110619768 gene encoding actin-depolymerizing factor 1 isoform X1, whose product MANAASGMAVHDDCKLKFLELKAKRTHRFIVFKIEEKQKQVIVEKLGEPTDSYEDFAASLPANECRYAVYDFDYVTDENCQKSRIVFIAWSPDTSKVRSKMIYASSKDRFKRELDGIQVELQATDPTEMGLDVIRSRSN is encoded by the exons ATG GCAAATGCAGCGTCTGGAATGGCTGTGCATGATGACTGCAAGCTGAAGTTTTTAGAATTGAAGGCAAAAAGGACCCATCGCTTCATTGTCTTTAAGATTGAGGAGAAGCAGAAGCAGGTAATTGTGGAGAAACTCGGTGAGCCAACTGATAGTTATGAGGACTTCGCTGCAAGCCTTCCTGCTAATGAGTGCCGCTATGCTGTCTATGATTTCGATTATGTAACTGATGAGAACTGCCAGAAGAGTAGGATTGTTTTTATTGCATg GTCTCCTGATACATCCAAAGTGAGAAGCAAGATGATTTATGCTAGCTCCAAGGACAGGTTCAAAAGAGAATTGGACGGTATTCAGGTAGAGTTGCAAGCTACAGATCCTACAGAAATGGGTCTTGACGTTATTAGAAGCCGATCAAATTGA
- the LOC110619768 gene encoding actin-depolymerizing factor 1 isoform X2: MAVHDDCKLKFLELKAKRTHRFIVFKIEEKQKQVIVEKLGEPTDSYEDFAASLPANECRYAVYDFDYVTDENCQKSRIVFIAWSPDTSKVRSKMIYASSKDRFKRELDGIQVELQATDPTEMGLDVIRSRSN, translated from the exons ATGGCTGTGCATGATGACTGCAAGCTGAAGTTTTTAGAATTGAAGGCAAAAAGGACCCATCGCTTCATTGTCTTTAAGATTGAGGAGAAGCAGAAGCAGGTAATTGTGGAGAAACTCGGTGAGCCAACTGATAGTTATGAGGACTTCGCTGCAAGCCTTCCTGCTAATGAGTGCCGCTATGCTGTCTATGATTTCGATTATGTAACTGATGAGAACTGCCAGAAGAGTAGGATTGTTTTTATTGCATg GTCTCCTGATACATCCAAAGTGAGAAGCAAGATGATTTATGCTAGCTCCAAGGACAGGTTCAAAAGAGAATTGGACGGTATTCAGGTAGAGTTGCAAGCTACAGATCCTACAGAAATGGGTCTTGACGTTATTAGAAGCCGATCAAATTGA
- the LOC110619060 gene encoding pentatricopeptide repeat-containing protein At2g39620, which produces MRRKRNPLLLHCGGYLHVNIQCKSTILLPINHLQTLMGKHALPLRRLFHALTANHKFSFLPSDAIENYPNLSSCKDLYSLLQVHARLIVSGRQEDHSTNTHLVKSYLSFKKCDSARFLFDSLPNPSVRLYNSMIRAHASVKNHQGAIQLYHCMLGKHLEPDKYTFTFVLKACTGALEFKEGVLVHRDIVLRGLECDVFIGTALVDMYCKMGDLQLAREVFDKMPKKDVITWNAMILGLSQSVNPKEALGFFWNMQLCGMEPDLISIVNLVPAVSSLGDIDACRSIHGYVIRRGFDAVVSNGLIDMYSKCGDIDMASHVFKQMQDRDDISWRTMMAGYAHNECFFEVLDLFDSMKRENVRLNYISVVNALSAAAEMRDLRRGQEIQDYARQQRIDSDVFVATAMMTMYAKCGEPEAAKSLLRELKVRDLVAWSAIIAALVQSGHPEDALSLFRDMQNDCLKANNVTVMSSLSACAEAQSPRLGKSLHCYAVKTHIDSDISLATALVSMYAKCGFFACALTIFNRMPCKDIVLWNALINGYTQNGDPYHAMEIFQKVQSSEICPDSGTMVALLSACVLLDDQNQGSCIHGKIIKYGFESECHVKNALIDMYAKCGSLSTAKLLFNGTDFKKDEVSWNVLIAGYVHNGQAKEAVIPGSFRHRNSYRPEEFEVVGAFPKGKTKVLRWFQRVFLGSWNVMLTGYAVHGQGRRAIQLFSLMQKIHVSVDSLSFLSVLSACRHAGLIDEGRTIFDSMHKKHHLEPGLEHYTCMVDLLGRAGLFDEILHLIEAMPLEPDARVWGSLLGACKMHSNVLLAEYALDHLVKLEPKNPIHHVVLSNIYAKSARWGDAGETRSKMIKSGLRKSPGWSWV; this is translated from the exons ATGAGAAGGAAAAGGAACCCCCTGCTACTGCATTGCGGAGGTTATTTACATGTCAATATCCAATGCAAAAGTACTATCCTTCTTCCCATAAACCATCTTCAAACTTTAATGGGTAAACATGCACTGCCATTGCGTAGATTATTCCATGCACTGACAGCAAAccataaattttcatttttacctTCAGATGCTATAGAAAATTATCCCAACCTCTCCTCATGCAAAGACCTATACTCTCTCCTTCAAGTTCATGCCCGCTTGATAGTCTCAGGTCGTCAAGAAGACCATTCTACGAATACCCATCTTGTCAAGTCTTACCTTTCGTTTAAAAAATGCGACTCTGCTCGTTTCTTGTTTGATTCTTTGCCAAACCCAAGTGTTAGGTTATACAACTCTATGATACGAGCTCATGCAAGTGTGAAAAATCACCAAGGAGCTATTCAATTGTATCATTGCATGTTAGGCAAACACTTGGAGCCAGATAAGTATACGTTTACGTTTGTTCTGAAAGCTTGCACTGGTGCATTAGAGTTTAAAGAGGGCGTTTTGGTTCATCGGGATATAGTACTTAGAGGGCTAGAGTGTGATGTTTTTATTGGGACTGCTCTTGTTGACATGTACTGTAAAATGGGTGATTTACAATTGGCAAGAGAAGTATTCGATAAAATGCCCAAGAAAGATGTTATAACGTGGAATGCAATGATTTTGGGCTTGTCGCAGAGTGTAAATCCTAAAGAAGCACTGGGTTTTTTTTGGAATATGCAGTTGTGTGGTATGGAGCCTGATCTAATAAGCATTGTGAATTTGGTCCCAGCTGTTTCGAGTTTGGGTGATATCGATGCTTGTAGGTCCATACATGGTTATGTGATTAGGAGGGGTTTTGATGCAGTTGTTTCGAATGGGTTAATTGATATGTACTCTAAGTGTGGGGACATTGATATGGCTAGTCATGTCTTCAAACAAATGCAAGACAGAGATGATATTTCATGGAGAACAATGATGGCAGGTTATGCACATAACGAGTGCTTCTTTGAGGTTTTGGATTTATTTGATTCCATGAAGAGAGAGAATGTTAGGTTGAATTACATATCAGTTGTAAATGCTCTTTCGGCTGCTGCAGAGATGAGAGATTTAAGGAGAGGGCAAGAAATTCAAGATTATGCTAGACAACAACGAATTGACTCAGATGTCTTTGTTGCTACTGCTATGATGACTATGTATGCAAAATGTGGAGAACCAGAGGCGGCTAAATCTCTGCTTCGAGAGCTTAAGGTAAGGGATTTGGTTGCTTGGTCAGCAATCATAGCTGCTCTTGTTCAATCAGGGCATCCTGAAGATGCACTGTCATTATTTCGGGATATGCAGAATGATTGTTTGAAAGCAAACAATGTTACCGTCATGAGCTCACTTTCAGCTTGTGCAGAAGCACAGTCCCCAAGATTAGGTAAAAGCTTGCATTGTTATGCTGTTAAAACCCATATTGACTCAGATATCTCACTTGCAACAGCCTTAGTTTCCATGTATGCTAAATGTGGATTCTTTGCTTGTGCATTGACTATATTCAATAGAATGCCATGTAAAGATATTGTGCTGTGGAATGCTTTGATAAATGGGTACACCCAGAATGGTGACCCTTATCATGCAATGGAGATTTTCCAGAAAGTGCAGTCATCCGAAATATGCCCAGACTCAGGAACGATGGTTGCTTTGCTTTCAGCATGTGTCCTTTTAGATGACCAAAACCAGGGATCCTGCATCCACGGAAAAATTATTAAGTATGGGTTTGAATCTGAATGCCATGTAAAAAATGCGCTCATTGACATGTATGCCAAATGTGGAAGCCTTTCAACTGCCAAATTATTGTTCAATGGAACTGACTTTAAAAAGGATGAGGTATCTTGGAATGTACTGATTGCAGGATATGTGCACAATGGACAAGCAAAagaagctgtaatacccggctcgttcagacatcggaattcttaccgtccggagGAATTCGAGGTTGTCGGAGCCTTCCCTAAGGGTAAAACAaaggttttaagatggttt cagagggtatttttggggtcatggaATGTGATGCTCACAGGGTATGCAGTTCATGGGCAAGGGCGCCGTGCTATTCAACTTTTCTCGCTTATGCAAAAGATTCATGTCAGTGTTGATTCTTTATCCTTCCTCAGTGTGTTGTCTGCTTGTAGACATGCAGGTTTAATAGATGAAGGTAGGACCATATTTGATTCCATGCACAAAAAGCACCATCTTGAACCAGGTTTGGAACATTATACTTGTATGGTGGATCTGTTAGGTCGGGCTGgattatttgatgaaattttgcATTTAATCGAGGCCATGCCATTGGAACCTGATGCCAGAGTGTGGGGTTCCCTACTGGGTGCTTGTAAAATGCATTCCAATGTCCTGTTAGCGGAATATGCACTAGATCATCTTGTTAAGCTTGAGCCCAAGAATCCAATCCATCATGTGGTTTTATCAAATATCTATGCTAAATCTGCAAGGTGGGGTGATGCAGGTGAGACGAGATCAAAGATGATCAAGTCAGGGTTAAGGAAAAGCCCAGGATGGAGTTGGGTGTGA
- the LOC110618658 gene encoding uncharacterized protein LOC110618658, whose amino-acid sequence MANSKSNLPNRLRCHHCAGPLSKEMETSDWTVPPLIRDSFSMIGSAVGGTASAFYGFNHVIPVVRKWVKGPMWLHFLIGAPPVIVFSSACAGLIGGAVPALAQLASSSYHASVSSPSRPPPQDQKMHSSRSSSTL is encoded by the exons ATGGCGAATTCGAAATCGAACCTTCCCAACAGATTGCGATGCCATCACTGTGCAGGTCCTCTTTCTAAGGAGATG GAAACTAGCGATTGGACTGTTCCACCTCTAATCAGAGATAGCTTTTCCATG ATTGGTTCTGCTGTTGGTGGTACGGCAAGCGCATTCTATGGATTCAACCATg TGATTCCGGTTGTTCGAAAGTGGGTAAAAGGACCAATGTGGCTGCATTTTCTTATTGGT GCACCACCTGTAATAGTATTCTCTTCAGCCTGTGCTGGTTTAATAG GTGGTGCCGTTCCAGCACTAGCCCAGCTTGCTTCATCTTCTTACCATGCGTCGGTGTCGTCTCCTTCACGACCTCCTCCACAAGATCAGAAGATGCATAGCTCCAGAAGTTCCTCTACTTTGTGA
- the LOC110619061 gene encoding uncharacterized protein LOC110619061 yields MAYYSVLDLLKYVDHEQEQYPYTVPYLVNSCGFSLESAKCISEKVNFESADKPDAVVSLLRDYGFTNVHISRLIRKAPLLLLSNPAGTLLPKLEFQRSIGVSGSEIGKIASRNTSFLRQSLKKHIIPCYNILKSVVISDVKAVKALRLLSDTACSFLPENLPVNLSTISHLLMKQPSLACLKSAKFRQIVNKAIEMGFDPLKSTFAHALYVLSCPNIWEKKIEVYRNYGLSEDEIWSAIRKFPLCMSFSRKKITNTMDFLVNKVGWLPADFARVPFVLCYSSQKRIIPRCYSFL; encoded by the coding sequence ATGGCTTACTATTCAGTGTTAGATCTACTGAAATATGTGGACCATGAACAGGAGCAGTACCCTTATACAGTGCCTTATCTTGTAAACTCATGTGGGTTTTCCTTGGAATCTGCTAAATGTATATCTGAGAAGGTGAATTTTGAATCCGCGGATAAACCAGATGCAGTGGTTAGCCTTCTCAGGGACTATGGATTCACGAATGTCCACATCTCCAGGCTGATTAGGAAAGCGCCTCTGCTGCTTTTGTCTAATCCTGCTGGGACCCTTTTGCCCAAACTGGAGTTTCAACGTTCTATTGGAGTTTCAGGCTCAGAAATTGGTAAGATAGCGTCCCGGAACACTAGCTTCTTGCGCCAGAGCTTAAAAAAGCATATCATTCCTTGCTATAACATCCTCAAAAGTGTAGTGATCTCTGATGTGAAAGCAGTCAAGGCTTTGAGGCTCTTATCTGATACTGCCTGTTCCTTCTTGCCTGAGAATTTGCCAGTTAATTTGTCAACCATCTCTCATTTATTGATGAAACAACCTTCCTTGGCATGCCTCAAGTCTGCCAAATTTAGGCAAATCGTTAACAAGGCTATTGAAATGGGATTTGATCCTCTAAAGTCTACATTTGCACATGCACTATATGTTCTGAGTTGTCCTAATATCTGGGAGAAGAAAATAGAGGTCTACAGGAATTATGGCTTATCAGAAGATGAAATTTGGTCGGCCATCAGAAAGTTTCCCTTGTGTATGAGTTTCTCAAGGAAGAAAATTACCAATACCATGGATTTTCTTGTGAACAAGGTGGGCTGGCTGCCTGCTGATTTTGCCAGAGTTCCATTTGTTTTATGCTATAGTTCGCAGAAGAGGATTATCCCAAGATGCTatagttttttataa
- the LOC110618644 gene encoding transcription termination factor MTERF15, mitochondrial, with protein sequence MVAFLFRGTLQIPISACSFSLTSSTIQLGFIQNGLLSSVRSLSTSLKRVGHEQRKYPYTVFYLVNSFGFSVESAESISRKVNFESSKNPDAVVSLLTEHGFTKDHISSLIRQNPKLLLANPTKTLSPKLEFLRSIGFSGAELGKKVSWICLLLSRSLKEHIIPCYNILKSVVVSDLKVIRCLKKTYGVWFPSPKNLSVHLSTLREVGICQSIISYLLLSKPCLTCLKTAKFRQLVHKAIELGFDPQKVTFVHALGSLSCPNTWEQKIEVYRSFGLSGDEIWLAVRKFPMLMSFSREKITNTMDFLVNKMGWLPADVARVPSVLCYSLDKRIIPRCSVVKVLMLKGLVKREYSLAFVLTTNENYFLDLFVIRYQEEVPQLLSIFRGETNILDFDLDLRKNPQHRPLLDAA encoded by the coding sequence ATGGTTGCGTTTCTGTTTAGAGGAACACTACAGATACCAATTTCTGCTTGTAGTTTTTCACTGACAAGTTCCACAATCCAACTGGGTTTTATTCAAAATGGCTTATTGTCCAGTGTTAGATCTCTTTCAACGTCGTTGAAACGTGTGGGTCATGAACAGAGGAAATATCCTTATACAGTGTTTTATCTAGTAAACTCATTTGGGTTTTCTGTGGAATCTGCTGAATCTATATCTAGGAAGGTAAATTTTGAATCCTCTAAGAATCCGGATGCAGTGGTTAGCCTTCTCACAGAGCACGGATTCACGAAAGACCACATCTCCAGCCTTATTAGGCAAAATCCCAAGCTGCTTTTGGCTAATCCTACTAAGACCCTTTCGCCCAAACTCGAGTTTCTACGTTCTATTGGGTTTTCAGGCGCAGAACTTGGTAAGAAGGTGTCTTGGATTTGTCTCCTATTGTCTCGGAGCTTAAAAGAGCATATCATTCCTTGCTATAATATCCTCAAAAGTGTAGTCGTTTCTGATTTGAAAGTGATCAGGTGTTTGAAGAAAACTTATGGGGTGTGGTTCCCTTCGCCCAAAAATTTATCTGTTCATTTGTCAACCTTAAGAGAGGTTGGAATTTGTCAATCTATCATCTCTTATTTGTTGCTTTCAAAGCCATGCTTAACGTGCTTGAAAACTGCAAAATTTAGGCAACTTGTTCACAAGGCTATTGAACTTGGATTTGACCCCCAGAAAGTTACATTTGTACATGCACTGGGAAGTTTGTCTTGTCCCAATACCTGGGAGCAGAAAATAGAGGTTTACAGGAGTTTTGGCTTATCAGGAGATGAAATCTGGTTGGCTGTAAGAAAGTTTCCCATGTTGATGAGTTTCTCAAGAGAGAAAATTACCAACACCATGGATTTTCTTGTGAACAAGATGGGTTGGCTGCCTGCAGATGTTGCCAGAGTTCCATCTGTTTTATGTTATAGTTTGGATAAGAGGATTATCCCCAGGTGTTCAGTTGTAAAAGTTTTGATGTTGAAGGGTTTGGTCAAGAGAGAGTATAGTTTAGCTTTTGTATTGACAACCAACGAGAATTACTTCCTGGATTTGTTTGTGATCAGGTATCAAGAAGAGGTACCTCAACTGCTGAGCATCTTCAGAGGAGAAacaaatattttagattttgatTTGGATTTGAGGAAAAACCCTCAGCATCGTCCTTTACTTGATGCTGCGTGA